One window from the genome of Natrialba magadii ATCC 43099 encodes:
- a CDS encoding sulfite oxidase-like oxidoreductase translates to MTTESTETTDAAGETSSTDAESAAETGDADGDANTSVRDVTDLYHEFGDNRLPAGQRETTAFPVLSKSGTPDWDPDTWEFTVTGAVETELSLSWDEFRDLPSETQRQDFHCVTGWSKFDCEFTGVPFPALADLAGVDDDAVHVLFSALDNYTTDLPLEDCMREEVLFAWAYDGEDLPADHGGPLRVVTPHKYAYKGAKWVDGVEFLTEPELGYWERRGYSETANPWQEERYS, encoded by the coding sequence ATGACCACGGAGTCGACCGAGACGACAGACGCTGCAGGCGAGACCAGCAGTACGGACGCCGAAAGCGCGGCCGAGACTGGCGACGCTGACGGCGACGCCAACACGTCCGTCCGAGACGTAACCGACCTCTACCACGAATTTGGCGACAACCGACTCCCTGCCGGCCAGCGCGAAACGACTGCCTTCCCCGTACTGTCGAAAAGTGGAACACCTGACTGGGACCCCGATACCTGGGAGTTCACCGTCACCGGTGCCGTCGAGACCGAACTCTCGCTGTCGTGGGACGAATTTCGTGACCTACCGAGTGAAACCCAGCGACAGGACTTCCACTGTGTCACCGGCTGGAGCAAGTTTGACTGCGAGTTCACCGGCGTTCCGTTCCCTGCTCTCGCTGACCTGGCTGGTGTCGACGACGACGCTGTCCACGTCCTGTTCTCCGCGCTCGATAACTACACGACCGACCTGCCACTCGAGGACTGCATGCGCGAAGAAGTCCTCTTCGCGTGGGCCTACGACGGCGAGGACCTCCCCGCAGACCACGGCGGTCCGCTCCGGGTCGTCACCCCGCACAAGTACGCGTACAAGGGTGCAAAGTGGGTCGACGGGGTCGAGTTTCTCACCGAACCCGAACTCGGCTACTGGGAACGTCGGGGGTACTCCGAGACGGCGAACCCGTGGCAAGAGGAGCGATATAGTTAG
- a CDS encoding SPW repeat domain-containing protein, with protein sequence MSTTPDDRSDTDASGTDRSASRSDRDVINTDVIQWVSALAALVGLWLVASPFLIESTEAAIWNNTLVGTAIFLFAGYNFYRLTKDRLANVSVASLAVLLGLWALVSPFAIEMGSTDLATSTMIAGLVVAGLTAYSAYANSSAEAPERARTQA encoded by the coding sequence ATGAGCACAACACCAGACGACCGATCAGACACTGATGCCAGCGGCACTGACCGTAGCGCGTCCCGGTCCGACCGAGATGTGATCAACACGGACGTCATACAGTGGGTGAGCGCGCTCGCCGCGCTCGTCGGCCTGTGGCTTGTCGCCTCGCCGTTTCTCATCGAGTCCACGGAGGCAGCGATCTGGAACAACACGCTCGTCGGAACGGCGATCTTCCTGTTCGCCGGGTACAACTTCTACCGGCTCACAAAGGATCGCCTCGCGAACGTCAGCGTCGCCTCACTCGCCGTCCTGCTCGGCCTCTGGGCACTCGTCTCGCCGTTCGCGATCGAGATGGGAAGCACCGACCTCGCGACGAGTACCATGATCGCCGGTCTCGTCGTCGCCGGCCTGACAGCCTACAGCGCCTACGCGAACAGCAGTGCCGAGGCACCCGAACGCGCTCGGACGCAGGCCTGA
- a CDS encoding ribbon-helix-helix domain-containing protein: MPKVEITIPEHLEMQIAQMVERGEFVNREEAIEDLLSTGIKAYKTSGPMDEEEAAGGTGLEDDGMMGHDDEYVF; this comes from the coding sequence ATGCCGAAAGTAGAGATCACAATCCCCGAACACCTCGAGATGCAGATCGCCCAGATGGTTGAACGCGGCGAGTTCGTCAACCGCGAGGAGGCAATCGAGGACCTCCTCTCGACGGGCATCAAAGCCTACAAGACAAGCGGGCCGATGGACGAAGAGGAAGCAGCCGGCGGTACCGGCCTCGAAGACGACGGAATGATGGGACACGACGACGAGTACGTCTTCTGA
- a CDS encoding DUF7550 family protein, translated as MADDTDDTEPAADHDSAADVGHDLAADRTTAPMSDYSSRSVGIGFLVTIVGVAISFGIPLVAMGL; from the coding sequence ATGGCAGACGACACGGACGACACGGAGCCCGCCGCAGACCACGACTCGGCCGCAGACGTCGGACACGACCTCGCCGCCGACCGGACGACTGCGCCGATGAGCGACTACTCCTCGCGCTCGGTTGGGATTGGCTTTCTTGTCACGATCGTCGGCGTCGCGATCTCGTTCGGGATTCCGCTGGTTGCGATGGGGCTGTGA
- the hisF gene encoding imidazole glycerol phosphate synthase subunit HisF codes for MTLTKRIIPCIDVDLDDDGNPAVYTGVHFEDLQYTGDPVEMAKAYNESGADEFVFLDITASAEGRETMLDVVKQVADEVFIPLTVGGGIRTTEDIKETLRAGADKVSITTGALERPELINEGARAFGSQCIVISVDAKRRFDEDGEHYVEIDGESCWFECTKKGGREGTGIDVIEWAKEAESRGAGELFVNSIDKDGTKDGYDLPLTEAVCEAVDTPVIASSGCGSPEDMYDVFTEAGADAGLAASIFHFDEYSIEETKAYLDDHDVPVRY; via the coding sequence ATGACACTGACAAAGCGAATTATCCCGTGCATCGACGTCGACCTCGATGACGACGGGAATCCGGCGGTCTACACCGGCGTCCACTTCGAGGACCTGCAATATACCGGCGATCCCGTCGAAATGGCCAAGGCGTACAATGAGTCGGGAGCCGACGAGTTCGTCTTCCTCGACATCACCGCCTCCGCAGAGGGGCGCGAAACCATGCTCGACGTCGTCAAGCAGGTCGCAGACGAGGTATTCATCCCGCTCACCGTCGGCGGCGGCATCCGAACCACCGAGGACATCAAAGAAACCCTTCGCGCCGGCGCGGACAAGGTCTCGATCACGACGGGTGCACTCGAGCGACCCGAACTCATCAACGAGGGTGCGCGCGCGTTCGGCAGCCAATGCATCGTGATCAGCGTCGACGCCAAGCGTCGCTTCGACGAGGATGGCGAACACTACGTCGAGATCGACGGCGAGTCCTGCTGGTTCGAGTGTACGAAGAAGGGGGGCCGCGAGGGCACTGGAATCGACGTGATCGAGTGGGCCAAGGAGGCCGAATCCCGTGGCGCTGGCGAACTGTTCGTCAACTCGATCGACAAGGACGGCACGAAAGATGGCTACGACCTGCCGTTGACCGAGGCAGTCTGTGAGGCCGTCGACACGCCAGTGATCGCCTCATCCGGCTGTGGGAGCCCCGAAGACATGTACGACGTGTTCACGGAAGCTGGCGCGGACGCCGGTCTCGCAGCGTCCATCTTCCACTTCGACGAGTACTCGATCGAGGAGACGAAAGCGTACCTCGACGACCACGACGTGCCGGTTCGGTACTGA
- a CDS encoding DNA-directed RNA polymerase subunit L, protein MELRVTESSENELSIEIAGEDHTFMNVLKGTLLEHDDISAATYDVNPEQSGGQTEPILTIKTENGVEPLDALEEAAVDVREKAVAFREAFEAAA, encoded by the coding sequence ATGGAACTGCGGGTCACCGAGAGCAGCGAGAACGAACTCTCGATCGAAATCGCCGGCGAGGATCACACCTTCATGAACGTACTCAAGGGTACGCTGCTCGAACACGACGACATCAGCGCAGCAACGTACGACGTGAACCCCGAGCAGTCGGGTGGACAGACCGAGCCGATCCTGACGATCAAGACCGAAAACGGCGTCGAACCACTCGACGCACTCGAGGAGGCGGCAGTCGACGTGCGCGAGAAAGCAGTTGCGTTCCGCGAGGCGTTCGAAGCGGCCGCATAA